A window of bacterium genomic DNA:
ACCTCAGCATCAATTAAATTTTTAATCATCGTTTCTAAAAGGGGCCTTGCTCTTTCGATAAGTTTTACCTTTAGCTCTTTTATCAATCTCATGCCTTCCTGATTTTTAACCAAAAATCTTTCTGCGGGAGACATGACTCCTTTGAATCTTACGATTATCGCATCACCTGCTACTTGAACAGTCACTGTTTCAGCCTCCTCGTCCAGCTGCTCTTTTAAAAATTTGGTCATCGCCTCACTAACTGCAGATTCAATCTCTTGTTTCGTTTTGCCATTCATCTTTAGACTACCTCCTTCTGATTTGGCATTTCTATCCTTCTTTATCCGTAATCATTTTAAGGGCCTGAAGATATTTCTCTGTTGTTTTATTGACTATCTCATCAGGCAACTCCGGTCCAGGTGATTCTTTATTCCAATCCAGCGTTTCTAGATAGTTACGGACAAATTGTTTGTCAAAACTTGGCTGACTTTTCCCAGAGACATAGCTATCTTTTGGCCAAAAGCGAGACGAATCAGGTGTAAGCACTTCATCTATAAGAATAATTTCATCTTCGATTGTGCCAAATTCAAACTTTGTATCGGCAATAATTATGCCTTTTGATTCAGCATAACTACTGGCTTTTTTGTAAAGAC
This region includes:
- a CDS encoding DUF2294 domain-containing protein, whose amino-acid sequence is MNGKTKQEIESAVSEAMTKFLKEQLDEEAETVTVQVAGDAIIVRFKGVMSPAERFLVKNQEGMRLIKELKVKLIERARPLLETMIKNLIDAEVVDIHSSFDPTTGERIEIFTLNKDLEKISSV